The following are encoded together in the Bacteroidales bacterium MB20-C3-3 genome:
- a CDS encoding NigD-like C-terminal domain-containing protein, with amino-acid sequence MKRRLMNFIVVLFAGIALVSCTKDSADAGKFYLDYGVIVGNKPDFKIKLDNGLTLIIDVNKIPEFAVTDGQRVLVDYTPLNPLPDGAQTFAPVTESRVILNYLYDILTKDYLEASQIDTKEKRDSIGYDYINVRDAWIGSKYLNVNFEFYMNNPSIRHMINVIYDDVRSTDKDLYFTMKHNAKNDANHFRAFGRVSFDIEDLLQDIGAGESANIHIQWDGYDFGNQSKTFTYKK; translated from the coding sequence ATGAAAAGGAGATTAATGAATTTTATTGTTGTGCTCTTCGCAGGAATTGCACTCGTATCATGTACAAAAGATTCAGCAGATGCAGGAAAGTTTTATCTTGATTATGGTGTAATCGTAGGGAATAAACCGGATTTTAAAATCAAACTTGACAATGGACTTACTCTGATAATTGATGTTAATAAAATACCTGAATTTGCCGTAACAGATGGTCAGAGAGTATTGGTAGATTACACCCCTCTTAATCCGCTTCCGGATGGAGCACAAACATTTGCACCTGTAACAGAGAGCAGGGTAATACTGAACTATTTGTATGACATCCTGACCAAAGACTATCTTGAAGCTTCACAGATAGATACAAAAGAGAAGAGAGACAGTATAGGTTATGACTATATTAATGTCAGAGATGCCTGGATAGGATCAAAATATTTAAATGTGAATTTTGAATTTTACATGAATAATCCAAGCATCAGACATATGATAAATGTAATATATGATGATGTAAGGAGTACAGACAAAGACTTATACTTCACAATGAAGCATAATGCTAAAAATGACGCAAACCATTTCAGGGCATTTGGAAGAGTCTCTTTTGACATTGAAGATTTACTACAGGACATAGGAGCAGGAGAGAGCGCTAACATACATATCCAATGGGATGGATACGATTTCGGAAATCAAAGTAAGACTTTTACTTACAAAAAGTGA
- the fabD gene encoding ACP S-malonyltransferase produces MKAFVFPGQGAQFSGMGKDLYDNNPVARELFERANAILGFRITDIMFSGSDEQLKETKVTQPAIFIHSVILSKCIDNFNPQMVAGHSLGEFSALVAAGAMSFEDGLKLVSARAMAMQKACEIAPSTMAAVIGTDDSTVEKICAEAPGTVVPANYNCTGQLVISGEIESVRWSCEKLKEAGAKRALVLQVGGAFHSPLMEPAREELAAAIENTTFSMPLCPIYQNTDALPHTNPAEIKANLIKQLTAPVKWRQSVEKMWEDGAREFVELGPGSVLQGLIKKIAPESITGGYQ; encoded by the coding sequence ATGAAAGCTTTTGTATTTCCCGGTCAGGGAGCACAATTTAGTGGAATGGGAAAAGATCTTTACGACAACAATCCTGTTGCAAGGGAGTTGTTTGAAAGAGCTAACGCAATTCTTGGTTTTAGAATTACTGATATCATGTTCAGCGGCTCCGATGAGCAGCTTAAAGAGACTAAGGTCACACAACCCGCCATATTCATCCATTCGGTTATTTTATCTAAATGCATCGATAACTTCAATCCTCAAATGGTTGCAGGACACTCTCTCGGTGAGTTCTCTGCACTTGTGGCTGCAGGAGCTATGAGTTTTGAAGACGGCCTTAAACTGGTTTCTGCCAGGGCAATGGCAATGCAGAAGGCCTGTGAAATAGCCCCGTCAACAATGGCTGCGGTAATAGGGACAGATGACAGTACAGTTGAAAAAATCTGTGCTGAAGCACCCGGCACTGTTGTTCCGGCAAATTATAACTGCACAGGACAGCTTGTAATTTCAGGCGAGATTGAATCTGTAAGATGGAGTTGTGAAAAATTAAAAGAGGCAGGAGCCAAAAGAGCCCTGGTGCTGCAGGTAGGAGGAGCTTTTCACTCCCCTCTTATGGAACCTGCAAGGGAAGAGCTGGCGGCAGCTATTGAAAACACTACATTCAGCATGCCTCTCTGTCCCATTTACCAGAATACCGATGCATTGCCTCACACAAATCCGGCAGAAATTAAGGCAAACCTTATCAAACAGCTTACAGCTCCGGTTAAGTGGAGACAAAGTGTAGAAAAGATGTGGGAAGATGGAGCCAGAGAGTTTGTTGAGCTGGGGCCGGGGAGCGTTCTTCAGGGTCTTATTAAAAAGATTGCACCGGAGAGTATTACCGGTGGATATCAATAA
- the nifJ gene encoding pyruvate:ferredoxin (flavodoxin) oxidoreductase gives MAKEKKFITCDGNYAAAHVAYMFSELAAIYPITPSSTMAEYVDEWSSFGKKNLFGEQLRVVEMQSEGGAAGALHGALQAGVLATTFTASQGLLLMIPNMYKIAGELLPTVFHVSARTLAAQALSIFGDHSDVMAARQTGFALLASSSVQEALDLGAVAHLATLKSRVPFVHFFDGFRTSHEIQKIEDLDQDAVKKMISDKSLKAFRQKALNPVKPVTRGTAQNPDVFFQAREASNPFYDAVPDIVARYMGEISELTGRHYLPFDYYGDPQAENIIIAMGSVCETIREVVDMQMEKGEKVGVLTVRLYRPFSAKYFFRVLPKSVKRIAVLDRTKEPGAVGEPLYVDIKSAIAEKGGKMPLIVGGRYGLSSKDTSPAQILSVFENLNMKEPKNGFTIGIVDDVSFKSLPLKEEISVSKKGVKECKFYGLGSDGTVGANKNTIKIIGETTPKYVQAYFDYDSKKSGGYTCSHLRFGDTPINSPYLVSTPDFVACHVTSYLNKYDVLRGIKKGGTFLLNTLWSVEETVEKLPDHIKATIAKKQLNLYIINATQIAEDIGLGNRTNTILQSAFFKIADIIPFEQAVAEMKHAAEKSYGRKGDKILQMNYAAIDRGAEYVKVEIPTEWKNLTTKFRPSSFDRLAPDWVRNVADVVNAQGGNDLPVSAFLHLEDGTIPAGTAAYEKRGIATHVPEWQPENCIQCNQCAYVCPHAAIRPFLMSEEEQSHAPAGVKKVKGNGPFKEYSFTIQVTPYDCTGCGNCADVCPAKSKALIMKPFETQEHEQHNFDYMHGVVGYKDTIQSKTQNVKNLQFAQPLFEFSGACAGCGETPYIKAITQLYGDRMMIANATGCSSIFGGSFPASPYTTNSSGHGPSWANSLFEDNAEYGMGMRLGSERVRDRVAKLMADGLECKDCSAEMKVLFGEWITKRDDAAATREIADKLIPMISECGCAICKELTILKDYFITRSQWIFGGDGWAYDIGYGGLDHVLASGENVNVLVLDTEVYSNTGGQSSKSTPVGAVAKFATSGKKIRKKDLGMMAMSYGYVYVAQVAMGASHNQLMNVLKEAEAYNGPSLIIAYAPCISHGLKNGMGASQREEKMAVDCGYWQLYRFNPMLEEEGKNPFTLDSKEPDWTKFQEFLNGEVRYTSLRATFPEEAETLFKLTEEYAKKRYNSYKRMAEHF, from the coding sequence ATGGCAAAAGAAAAAAAATTTATTACCTGCGATGGTAATTACGCAGCTGCACATGTTGCATACATGTTCAGCGAGCTTGCAGCCATATACCCTATCACACCATCTTCAACAATGGCAGAGTATGTTGACGAGTGGTCTTCTTTCGGAAAAAAGAACCTCTTTGGAGAGCAGTTGAGGGTTGTTGAGATGCAAAGTGAGGGGGGTGCAGCCGGAGCACTGCATGGTGCACTTCAGGCAGGTGTTCTCGCCACAACTTTTACAGCTTCGCAGGGTCTCCTGCTTATGATACCAAATATGTACAAAATCGCCGGCGAATTACTCCCAACAGTATTTCATGTTTCTGCAAGAACTCTTGCAGCACAGGCCCTTTCAATATTTGGAGACCATTCGGATGTAATGGCAGCCAGGCAGACAGGATTTGCCCTTCTGGCCTCCTCAAGTGTTCAGGAGGCTCTTGACCTTGGTGCAGTTGCACACCTCGCAACTCTTAAATCCAGAGTGCCATTTGTACACTTCTTCGACGGCTTCCGTACCTCTCATGAGATTCAGAAAATTGAAGATCTTGACCAGGATGCTGTAAAAAAGATGATCAGCGATAAATCTCTTAAGGCATTCAGACAAAAGGCACTTAATCCTGTTAAACCTGTTACAAGAGGTACAGCTCAGAATCCTGATGTATTTTTCCAGGCAAGAGAGGCCAGCAATCCTTTTTACGATGCAGTTCCTGATATCGTAGCAAGGTATATGGGAGAGATTAGCGAGCTCACAGGCCGTCACTATCTGCCATTTGACTATTACGGAGATCCTCAGGCAGAAAATATTATTATAGCAATGGGCTCTGTTTGCGAAACAATCAGAGAGGTTGTTGATATGCAGATGGAGAAGGGTGAGAAAGTAGGTGTTCTTACAGTAAGACTTTACAGACCATTCTCTGCAAAATATTTCTTCCGTGTTCTTCCAAAGAGTGTAAAAAGAATAGCTGTTTTAGACAGGACAAAAGAGCCGGGTGCAGTTGGCGAACCATTATATGTTGATATCAAATCTGCCATAGCAGAAAAGGGTGGCAAAATGCCTCTTATCGTTGGTGGAAGATATGGCCTTTCGTCTAAAGACACCAGTCCTGCACAAATACTTTCAGTTTTTGAAAATCTCAACATGAAAGAGCCTAAGAACGGCTTTACAATTGGTATTGTTGACGATGTAAGCTTTAAGTCACTCCCTTTAAAAGAGGAGATAAGCGTATCTAAAAAAGGTGTAAAAGAGTGTAAATTCTACGGTTTGGGATCAGACGGAACAGTCGGGGCAAACAAGAACACAATTAAAATTATTGGAGAGACTACACCTAAATATGTTCAGGCATATTTTGACTACGACTCAAAAAAATCAGGAGGATATACTTGCTCACACCTTCGTTTTGGAGATACCCCTATAAACTCTCCTTACCTGGTTTCTACTCCTGACTTTGTAGCCTGCCATGTAACATCTTATCTGAATAAATATGATGTATTGAGAGGTATAAAAAAAGGAGGAACATTCCTTCTGAATACCCTTTGGTCAGTAGAGGAGACTGTTGAAAAGCTTCCTGATCACATAAAAGCAACTATTGCTAAAAAACAGCTGAATCTCTATATTATAAATGCTACCCAAATTGCTGAAGATATTGGACTGGGCAACAGAACCAATACTATTCTCCAAAGTGCATTCTTCAAAATAGCAGACATTATTCCATTTGAACAGGCTGTTGCCGAGATGAAACACGCTGCAGAAAAGTCATATGGAAGAAAAGGAGATAAAATTCTTCAAATGAACTATGCAGCAATCGACAGAGGAGCTGAGTATGTTAAAGTTGAAATTCCTACAGAATGGAAAAACCTTACAACCAAATTCCGCCCATCAAGTTTTGACAGACTTGCACCGGATTGGGTAAGAAATGTTGCTGATGTTGTAAACGCACAAGGCGGCAACGATCTTCCTGTAAGTGCATTCCTGCACCTTGAGGATGGAACTATCCCGGCAGGAACAGCGGCATACGAAAAGAGGGGAATTGCAACCCATGTTCCTGAATGGCAGCCTGAAAACTGTATTCAGTGTAACCAGTGTGCCTATGTTTGCCCTCACGCTGCAATCCGCCCATTCCTTATGAGCGAGGAGGAGCAGAGCCACGCTCCGGCAGGTGTTAAAAAGGTAAAAGGCAATGGTCCTTTCAAAGAGTACAGCTTTACTATTCAGGTTACCCCTTATGACTGTACCGGTTGCGGCAACTGTGCCGATGTCTGCCCTGCCAAGAGCAAGGCTCTTATAATGAAGCCATTTGAGACTCAGGAGCACGAGCAGCACAACTTTGATTATATGCACGGAGTTGTTGGTTACAAAGACACAATCCAGTCAAAAACTCAGAATGTTAAGAATCTGCAGTTTGCTCAACCACTGTTCGAGTTCTCCGGTGCATGTGCAGGTTGTGGTGAGACCCCTTACATCAAGGCTATCACTCAACTTTACGGAGACAGAATGATGATTGCAAATGCAACAGGATGCTCATCAATCTTTGGTGGTTCATTCCCTGCTTCGCCATACACAACCAATAGTTCCGGACATGGTCCTTCATGGGCTAACTCACTGTTTGAAGATAACGCCGAGTATGGAATGGGTATGCGTCTGGGCTCTGAGAGAGTACGCGACAGAGTTGCAAAACTTATGGCTGATGGACTTGAGTGCAAAGATTGCTCTGCAGAGATGAAAGTACTGTTTGGCGAGTGGATTACAAAACGCGACGATGCCGCTGCTACAAGAGAGATAGCTGACAAGCTTATCCCTATGATTAGCGAATGTGGATGTGCTATTTGCAAAGAGCTCACAATACTTAAAGATTACTTCATTACAAGATCTCAGTGGATCTTTGGAGGAGATGGATGGGCTTACGATATTGGATATGGTGGACTTGACCATGTACTTGCCTCCGGAGAGAATGTTAATGTATTGGTTCTTGATACTGAGGTTTACTCAAATACCGGTGGTCAATCTTCAAAATCCACACCTGTGGGAGCAGTTGCAAAATTCGCAACTTCAGGGAAGAAGATTCGCAAGAAAGACCTCGGCATGATGGCTATGAGTTACGGTTATGTATATGTTGCTCAGGTAGCAATGGGTGCCAGCCACAACCAGCTAATGAATGTCCTTAAAGAGGCCGAGGCTTACAACGGACCATCACTAATCATCGCTTATGCACCATGTATCAGCCACGGTCTGAAGAACGGGATGGGTGCATCACAGCGCGAGGAGAAGATGGCTGTTGACTGCGGATACTGGCAGCTTTACCGTTTCAACCCTATGCTTGAGGAAGAGGGCAAAAATCCATTTACACTTGATAGCAAGGAGCCTGACTGGACTAAATTCCAGGAGTTCCTTAACGGAGAGGTTCGCTACACTTCACTTAGAGCAACATTCCCTGAGGAGGCTGAGACTCTGTTCAAGCTTACTGAAGAGTATGCCAAGAAGCGTTACAACTCTTACAAGAGGATGGCTGAACACTTCTAG
- the ftcD gene encoding glutamate formimidoyltransferase, with product MLQKLIECVPNFSEGRNMQVIKQITDEIEKVEGVKLLNVDPGAATNRTVVTFVGSPESVSEAAFRAIRKAGEVIDMRNHHGEHPRMGATDVCPFIPIAGVTMEETAEYARALAKRVGEELGIPVYCYESAAFKPERRNLANCRAGEYEGLAKRVGSSEWRPDFGPAEFSERVAVTGATAVGARDFLVAINYNLNTTSTRRANAIAFDVREKGRKMREGNPITGKVVKDENGKDVWIPGTLKGCKAIGWFIEEYGIAQVSMNVTNITQTPVHIAFDEVVEKAAVRGIRVTGSEIVGLIPKKVLIDAGKHYLAKQQRSAGVSEEEIIKIAVKSMGLDDLKPFDPREKVIEYLLEEGSAAKLIDLTAKGFANLTASESPAPGGGSVSAYMGALGAALGTMVANLSSHKAGWDHRWDEFSKWAEKGQSIMNEMLFLVDEDTNSFNKIMEAFGLPKDSDTEKAARSAAIQAATQYATEIPLRTMKVAYSGFDLIEEMVKEGNPNSVSDAGVGALAIRSAIYGAYMNVRINSVDLKDRTVADKLVAEAQEIYDMTAGREKRIIDAVLATLSAK from the coding sequence ATGCTTCAGAAACTAATAGAGTGCGTACCTAATTTTAGCGAAGGTCGCAATATGCAGGTGATTAAACAGATCACTGACGAGATTGAAAAGGTTGAGGGTGTTAAACTCCTGAATGTTGACCCGGGTGCAGCAACAAACAGGACAGTGGTAACATTTGTAGGCTCTCCTGAGTCTGTATCAGAGGCTGCTTTCAGGGCAATCAGAAAGGCAGGTGAGGTTATTGATATGCGTAACCATCATGGAGAGCATCCAAGAATGGGGGCTACAGATGTTTGCCCATTTATTCCAATAGCCGGAGTTACAATGGAAGAGACGGCAGAGTACGCCAGAGCTCTCGCAAAGAGAGTGGGTGAGGAGCTGGGAATACCTGTATACTGTTACGAGAGCGCAGCTTTTAAACCTGAGAGAAGGAATCTTGCAAATTGCAGAGCAGGAGAGTATGAGGGTCTGGCAAAAAGAGTAGGCTCATCAGAGTGGAGACCCGATTTTGGCCCTGCTGAATTTAGTGAAAGAGTGGCAGTTACTGGAGCAACTGCAGTTGGCGCAAGGGATTTTCTTGTTGCTATAAACTACAATCTTAACACAACATCAACAAGAAGAGCAAATGCTATTGCATTTGATGTGAGAGAGAAGGGAAGGAAAATGAGAGAAGGAAATCCAATAACCGGCAAGGTGGTTAAAGACGAGAATGGGAAGGATGTCTGGATTCCCGGCACACTAAAAGGTTGTAAGGCTATAGGCTGGTTTATTGAAGAGTATGGAATTGCACAGGTATCCATGAATGTTACCAATATTACCCAGACACCTGTACATATTGCATTTGATGAGGTTGTTGAAAAGGCCGCTGTAAGAGGAATCAGGGTTACCGGAAGTGAGATTGTTGGTCTGATTCCTAAGAAGGTACTTATTGATGCCGGTAAACACTATCTGGCAAAGCAGCAGAGATCTGCAGGTGTATCGGAAGAGGAGATTATTAAGATAGCTGTTAAATCAATGGGCCTCGATGATCTTAAACCATTTGATCCCAGGGAGAAGGTTATTGAGTATTTGCTGGAAGAGGGATCTGCAGCTAAACTGATAGACCTTACAGCAAAGGGATTTGCAAATCTGACTGCAAGCGAGTCTCCTGCTCCGGGAGGAGGATCTGTATCGGCCTATATGGGAGCCCTTGGAGCAGCATTAGGAACTATGGTGGCAAACCTCTCATCTCACAAAGCGGGATGGGACCACAGATGGGATGAGTTCTCAAAATGGGCTGAGAAGGGTCAGTCAATTATGAACGAGATGCTTTTTCTGGTTGATGAGGATACAAACTCATTTAATAAAATCATGGAGGCGTTTGGCCTTCCAAAAGATAGTGATACCGAGAAGGCTGCCAGAAGTGCCGCTATCCAGGCTGCAACTCAGTATGCAACAGAGATTCCTCTGAGAACCATGAAGGTTGCTTACTCTGGATTTGATCTGATTGAGGAGATGGTTAAAGAGGGTAACCCAAATTCCGTTTCAGACGCCGGAGTTGGTGCTTTGGCAATCAGGTCTGCCATTTACGGAGCCTATATGAATGTAAGAATAAACTCTGTAGACCTGAAAGATCGTACCGTTGCAGACAAACTGGTTGCAGAGGCACAAGAGATTTACGACATGACCGCCGGCCGCGAAAAACGAATCATTGATGCTGTGCTGGCCACACTCTCTGCAAAGTAA
- a CDS encoding MBL fold metallo-hydrolase, with the protein MTRFSTPLGEIAILHLGHASLLIQWEGRNIFVDPYSEVADYSLQPKADLILLTHHHYDHLDNKALVHIDSERTVYVTSEEAAKSIHGANALKQGESFNYEGIGIRAVYAYNIENRNDNGLPFHPRGEGNGYILDFAGYKLYIAGDTEIIPEMGELGRIDLAFLPKNLPYTMSDDMFIKAVELIRPAKVFPYHFFEMDKDALKARMPDGVEMITQ; encoded by the coding sequence ATGACAAGATTCTCAACTCCGCTTGGCGAAATTGCCATACTGCATCTGGGACACGCCTCACTCCTTATTCAATGGGAGGGAAGAAATATATTCGTCGATCCATACAGCGAGGTGGCAGACTACTCTCTGCAACCAAAGGCAGATTTAATACTTTTAACGCACCATCATTACGATCATCTGGACAATAAAGCCCTTGTTCATATAGATTCAGAAAGAACAGTTTATGTAACAAGTGAAGAGGCTGCAAAAAGCATTCATGGTGCAAACGCACTTAAACAGGGAGAATCCTTTAATTATGAGGGTATAGGAATAAGGGCAGTATATGCATACAATATAGAGAACAGAAATGATAACGGGCTTCCGTTTCATCCAAGGGGTGAGGGAAATGGATATATACTCGATTTTGCAGGGTATAAGCTTTATATAGCAGGGGATACTGAAATTATTCCTGAAATGGGGGAGTTGGGAAGGATTGATCTTGCTTTTCTTCCAAAAAACCTTCCTTACACAATGAGTGATGATATGTTTATAAAGGCAGTTGAGCTGATAAGGCCTGCAAAAGTATTCCCTTATCACTTTTTTGAGATGGACAAGGATGCTCTTAAGGCAAGAATGCCTGATGGTGTAGAGATGATTACTCAGTAG
- the hutI gene encoding imidazolonepropionase encodes MKRLFTNIGKLVQVEQGEPLLKRSGKEMSSLSVIDDAYMAVDGELISDFGSMDTLKILAENGIEYWQENQADEIVDLKGATVLPGFCDSHTHLVYSGSREREFIDKIKGLSYKEIAARGGGILNSAALLGKTSEEELLRQTLVRAKEIINHGTTAVEIKSGYGLNPEDEIKMLRVARRIGLETPLTVKTTFLGAHAVPERFAVRREEYVNEIINEMIPVIASEELADFIDVFTEDGFFTVEETDRILNAGMKYGLRAKVHANQMSFSGGVQIGVKYNAISVDHLEFTGDDEFKLLSNSETMATLLPGSTFFLEMDYAPARKMIDSGMAVALATNYNPGSSPYGDMRFMMALAALKYKMTTEEIINAVTINGACAMDLSENHGSITRGKRADFIVAKDIPSLDFLPYTFTSPLVEQIWIGGVKISV; translated from the coding sequence ATGAAAAGACTTTTTACCAATATCGGAAAACTTGTGCAAGTAGAACAGGGGGAGCCTCTCCTGAAGAGGTCGGGTAAAGAGATGTCCTCTCTTAGTGTTATAGATGACGCTTATATGGCTGTTGACGGAGAGCTCATAAGTGATTTTGGTTCAATGGATACACTTAAGATTTTAGCCGAGAATGGAATAGAGTACTGGCAGGAAAATCAGGCGGATGAGATTGTGGATCTTAAAGGGGCAACTGTTTTGCCGGGATTTTGTGATTCACATACTCATTTGGTCTATTCAGGAAGCAGGGAGAGGGAGTTTATTGATAAGATAAAAGGGTTGTCATATAAAGAGATTGCTGCGAGGGGTGGTGGAATTCTGAATTCTGCCGCATTACTTGGTAAGACATCAGAAGAGGAGCTCTTAAGGCAAACACTGGTCAGAGCAAAGGAGATTATTAACCACGGAACAACTGCGGTAGAGATAAAGAGTGGATATGGACTCAATCCGGAAGATGAGATAAAGATGCTCAGGGTTGCAAGGCGGATTGGTCTGGAGACTCCTCTAACCGTTAAAACTACTTTTCTTGGGGCCCATGCTGTGCCGGAAAGATTTGCCGTTAGGAGGGAAGAGTATGTTAATGAAATTATAAATGAGATGATACCGGTAATTGCATCAGAAGAGTTGGCTGACTTTATTGATGTCTTTACCGAGGATGGATTTTTTACGGTTGAGGAGACAGACAGGATACTGAATGCAGGAATGAAATATGGTTTAAGGGCAAAAGTTCACGCAAATCAGATGAGCTTTTCCGGAGGTGTCCAGATAGGTGTTAAGTATAACGCAATATCAGTAGATCACCTTGAGTTTACAGGAGACGATGAGTTTAAACTTCTTAGCAATAGTGAAACAATGGCTACACTTCTCCCGGGATCAACTTTTTTCCTGGAGATGGATTATGCTCCGGCAAGAAAGATGATTGACAGTGGTATGGCTGTTGCACTTGCTACAAACTATAACCCGGGTTCATCACCATATGGGGATATGCGTTTTATGATGGCTCTCGCTGCCCTGAAATATAAAATGACTACAGAGGAGATAATTAATGCAGTCACAATTAATGGAGCCTGTGCAATGGATTTAAGTGAAAATCACGGATCTATAACAAGAGGAAAAAGGGCAGACTTCATTGTTGCGAAAGATATTCCCTCTCTTGACTTCTTACCTTATACATTTACCTCTCCTCTGGTTGAACAGATTTGGATAGGTGGTGTTAAGATATCAGTTTAG
- the hutH gene encoding histidine ammonia-lyase, with protein MDSFHLSLKHHKLIEIFELSQGKQKIELSEELIKRITDCRDYLDRRMKSQREPIYGITTGFGSLCNVTIDASELSQLQKNLVMSHACGVGEEVPVEIVKLMLLLKIKSLSYGYSGVRVETVMRLADMFNEGVIPVVYQQGSLGASGDLAPLANMCLPLLGLGEVWYKGEKRDASDVNAIYDWQPLELASKEGLALLNGTQFMLAYSIWNYIKAQRLSEMADMIAALSLDAFDGRIEPFTHGVHAIRPHQGQIETASNMRELLKGSEIAARDKVHVQDPYSFRCVPQVHGATKDALRYIENAFETELNSATDNPTILPDEDLIVSAGNFHGQPLALPLDMLSIAMAEIGSISERRTYQLISGKRDLPSFLVAHPGLNSGFMIPQYAQASVVSQNKQLATPACIDTIDSSQGQEDHVSMGANAATKCYRVVENIEKILAVELMNAAQALEFRRPLKSSPILEDLMGEYRKVVPFIEEDEVMYTHIKNSVNFIREFNYKK; from the coding sequence ATGGACTCTTTTCATTTAAGCCTGAAACATCATAAGCTCATTGAAATATTTGAATTATCTCAGGGAAAACAGAAAATTGAACTTTCTGAGGAGTTAATTAAAAGAATTACTGATTGCAGAGATTATCTGGACAGGCGAATGAAGAGTCAGAGGGAGCCTATTTATGGAATAACAACAGGTTTTGGGTCCTTATGTAATGTCACTATTGATGCAAGTGAGCTATCTCAGTTGCAGAAAAATCTTGTTATGTCTCATGCATGTGGAGTGGGAGAAGAGGTACCTGTAGAAATTGTAAAACTAATGCTGCTTCTAAAGATAAAATCTCTCTCGTATGGCTATTCAGGAGTTAGAGTTGAGACAGTTATGAGACTGGCAGATATGTTTAATGAGGGTGTTATTCCCGTAGTGTATCAGCAAGGTTCTCTTGGAGCCTCCGGCGATCTGGCACCACTTGCAAATATGTGTCTGCCGCTGCTCGGATTGGGAGAGGTGTGGTATAAAGGGGAGAAAAGAGATGCATCTGATGTGAATGCAATTTATGATTGGCAGCCACTTGAACTGGCCTCTAAGGAGGGGCTAGCATTACTTAACGGGACACAGTTTATGCTCGCCTACAGCATTTGGAATTATATAAAAGCTCAAAGGTTGTCAGAGATGGCTGATATGATTGCGGCACTCTCTCTTGATGCCTTTGACGGAAGAATTGAGCCATTTACCCATGGTGTCCACGCGATCAGACCTCATCAAGGGCAGATAGAAACAGCATCCAATATGAGAGAGCTTCTAAAAGGGAGTGAAATAGCTGCAAGAGATAAGGTTCATGTGCAGGATCCCTATTCATTCAGATGTGTACCTCAGGTGCACGGAGCAACAAAGGATGCGTTGCGATATATAGAAAATGCATTTGAAACGGAGCTTAACAGTGCTACGGATAACCCAACAATACTCCCTGATGAAGATTTGATTGTCTCGGCCGGGAATTTCCACGGACAACCTCTTGCTTTGCCTTTGGATATGCTTAGTATTGCCATGGCCGAGATTGGAAGTATCTCCGAGAGAAGAACATATCAGTTGATTTCCGGAAAGAGGGATTTGCCATCTTTTTTAGTTGCACATCCGGGTCTGAATTCTGGATTTATGATTCCGCAATATGCCCAGGCCTCTGTTGTGAGCCAGAACAAACAGCTGGCTACTCCTGCCTGTATTGATACTATTGACTCTTCTCAGGGTCAGGAGGATCATGTAAGTATGGGTGCAAATGCCGCAACAAAATGCTACAGAGTAGTTGAAAATATTGAAAAGATTCTTGCTGTTGAGTTAATGAATGCTGCTCAGGCTTTAGAATTCCGCAGGCCTTTAAAATCCTCTCCAATTCTTGAGGATTTGATGGGTGAATACAGGAAAGTTGTTCCATTTATTGAGGAGGATGAGGTGATGTATACCCATATAAAGAATTCTGTTAATTTTATCAGAGAATTCAATTATAAAAAATAG